GCGCATCGAAGCCGTAGTGATGATAAACGCGCGCAATGGCTTCCAGCATGGCCGCGCGTTCGACAACCTCGGCGCCAAAATAATCCCGAAAGCCCTTCGGCGTCTGCGCCTTTGGGCGCGGCGTCTTCTTCTGCTTGGCCATCTCATCGTCTCCCGGAGGTCGCATGACTTGCCGCGCGGTCTAGCCCAAGCACCGCAGGTCGGCAAGGGAAGGCGCCCGGCCCATGTTTCACCTTGTCGAAATACTCAATCGACGCCCGCCACCGGCGCGGCGCTTGACGCGGCGCGCAGCGCGGGCCAAACCGAGCCTATGGAACAGCTCGAAGAACAGATCGCCCATCTCACCCGCGCCGTCGATGATCTGTCGGATACGGTCGCGCGGCAAGATACCGAGATCGCAACGCTCACCCGCCGGGTCGAGATGCTGATGCGCCGCGAGGCCGCGCGCGACAGCGATGGCGGCGGCTCGGTCACCTTGGGCGATGAGCGCCCGCCGCATTACTGAACGCGAAGGAAGCCTGCAGTGATAAAGTATATCTATCCAGACGGCACCCATTGCTACCGCGCGCTGCACACGACCCATGCGGTATTCCGCGACGACGAGGGCAGATTGATTGCCCGCGCCGAGAAGGCGGACGGCACGCTTTACGAGTTTGAGATCAAGGCTTTCGAGTTGCTCAAGCCGGGTCGCCAATATAGCTGACGCGCAGCGCGCACCGAAGATTTGCAATCAACAACCTGCGTTCGGCGTCCCGCG
This portion of the Roseovarius nanhaiticus genome encodes:
- a CDS encoding SlyX family protein, with the translated sequence MEQLEEQIAHLTRAVDDLSDTVARQDTEIATLTRRVEMLMRREAARDSDGGGSVTLGDERPPHY